The genomic stretch CCGGAGAACCCTGATGGACATATCGACCAAAACAACTGACGCATCTCCCCCCACCCCCCAGCCCGCCGCCGTCGGGAAGCACGGTGCCGCGCACACCAAGACCCGCCCCGGCGACCGTGTCTTCCTGGGCCTTTCCCGAGGCTCGGGCATCTTGCTGTTGGTGATCATGGCCGCGATCGCGGTCTTCCTCACCTACCGTGCGTCCCTCGCGATCAGCAAGGACCACGGGAACTTCCTGACCACGTTCGAGTGGAACACCAACCTCATCCCGCCGACCTTCGGCATCGCCGTCCTGGCCTTCGGCACGGTGGTCTCCTCGATCATCGCCATGGTCCTGGCCGTGCCGGTCGCCGTCGCGATCGCGCTGTTCCTCACCCACTACGCCCCGCGCAGGCTGAGCGGTCCCGTCGCGTACGTGATCGACCTGCTCGCCGCAGTGCCGTCCATCGTCTACGGCCTGTGGGGCGCCCTGGTGCTCGTACCGCACATGAACGGCCTGTTCGGCTGGCTGAACGACTACCTCGGCTGGACCGGCATCTTCTCCTGGGACGGCGGCGCGCCCCGCTCGATGCTGACCGTCGGCATCCTGCTCGCGATCATGATCCTGCCGATCATCACCAACGTGAGCCGCGAGGTCTTCCGCCAGGTCCCGCAGATGCACGAGGAGGCCGCCCTCGCCCTCGGCGCCACGCGCTGGGAGGTGATCCGCATGGCCGTACTGCCCTTCGGCCGCTCCGGCGTGATCTCCGCCTCCATGCTCGGCCTCGGCCGCGCCCTCGGCGAGACGATGGCCGTCGCCACCGTGCTCTCCCCGGACTTCGACATCCACGCCAGCCTGCTCAACCCGGGCGGCGGCACCTTCGCCCAGAACATCGCCAGCAAGTTCGGTGAGGCGACGCAGGACGGCCGTGACGCGCTCATCGCCTCCGGCCTCATCCTGTTCGTGATCACCCTGCTGGTCAACGGCGCGGCCCGCGCGATCATCGCCCGCCGCAAGGAGTACTCGGGGGCCAACGCATGAGCACCGCAGCCGTCACCGGCAAGCGTCCCAGCACGCTGCGCAGCGCCAGCCTGCCGAAGTGGTCGCCCTGGGCGATCGCCGCCGGCTCCCTCGTGGTCGCCGTGGGCATCGGTATGGGCGCCGGCCTCAGCAGCAAGATCGAGTGGGGCCTGATCGCCGTGCTGCTCTTCGTCTTCGGAACCTTCGCCGTCGCGGCGAAGGTCGAGGGCAAGCGGCAGGCCAAGGACCGCGTCGTCACCGCCCTGGTCTGGGTGGCCTTCCTGCTCGCGCTGATCCCGCTGGTGTCGCTGATCTGGACCACCGTCAAGCGCGGTGTGAAGGTCCTCGACCCCTACTTCCTCACCCACTCGATGGGCATCGTCGCCGACTCCGAGCCGGGCGGCGGCATCTATCACGCGATCATCGGCAGCCTGGAGCAGGTCGGCCTCGCCACCCTGATCGGCGCCCCGATCGGCGTGCTCACCGCCATCTACCTGGTGGAGTACGGCCGTGGCGGCCTCGCCCGCGCGGTCACCTTCTTCGTCGACGTGATGACCGGTATCCCCTCCATCGTGGCGGGTCTGTTCATCCTCAGCCTCATGCTGATGTCCGACATGCAGCCCTTCGGCTTCGCCGGCTCGCTGGCCCTGGCCATCCTGATGATGCCGGTCGTCGTCCGCTCCACGGAGGAGATGCTCAAGCTCGTCCCGAACGAACTGCGTGAGGCGTCCCTGGCGCTCGGCGTGCCCAAGTGGCGCACCATCCTGAAGGTGGTCCTGCCGACCTCCATCGGCGGCATCACCACGGGCATCATGCTGGCGATCGCCCGTATCGCGGGCGAGACGGCTCCGATCCTGCTGCTGGTGTGGGGCAACAGCTTCATCAACAACAACCCGTTCTCGGGTGCCCAGCAGGCGCTGCCGCTGTACATCTACCAGCAGTACGCGAACAGCTCGGGCTCTACGGCGGCCTACGACCGTGCCTGGGCGGCGTCTCTCACGCTGATCGCCTTCGTGATGATCCTCAACCTGGTGGCTCGCGGCATCGCCCGCTGGAAGGCCCCGAAGACCGGTCGCTAAGGCGACAATTTCCGGCTCCGCCGGGCGGGGCCCCCTCAGCGACCGAGCTTGAATTTCTGGAAGTGAAGTAGACGACATGGCCAAGCGAATCGACGTAAGCGGACTGACCGCCTACTACGGCTCCCACAAGGCGATAGAAGACATCTCGATGACCGTCGAGCCGCGTTCGGTGACGGCGTTCATCGGCCCTTCCGGCTGCGGCAAGTCGACGTTCCTGCGCACGCTGAACCGGATGCACGAGGTCACCTCCGGTGGCCGCGTCGAGGGCAAGGTGCTGCTGGACGACGAGGACCTGTACGGCCCGGGCGTCGACCCGGTGTCCGTCCGCCGCGAGGTCGGCATGGTGTTCCAGCGCCCGAACCCCTTCCCCACGATGTCGATCTTCGACAACGTGGCGGCGGGTCTGCGCCTGAACGGCGACTACAAGAAGAGCCAGCTGAACGAGATCGTCGAGAAGTCGCTCAAGGGCGCGAACCTCTGGAACGAGGTCAAGGACCGCCTGAACAAGCCGGGCTCCGGCCTCTCGGGCGGCCAGCAGCAGCGCCTCTGCATCGCGCGGGCGATAGCGGTCGAGCCGAAGGTCCTCCTCATGGACGAGCCCTGCTCGGCCCTGGACCCGATCTCCACGCTCGCCATCGAGGACCTGATCGGCGAGCTGAAGGAGCGCTTCACGATCGTCATCGTGACGCACAACATGCAGCAGGCTGCGCGCGTCTCGGACCGTACGGCGTTCTTCAACCTGTCGGCGGTCGGCCAGCCGGGCCGCCTGATCGAGATCGACGACACCGAGCGCATCTTCTCCAACCCGTCGGTCCAGGCCACGGAGGACTACATCTCCGGCCGCTTCGGCTGACGGACGCCGCCGCTTCGGCTGAGCCGACGCCGGTGTCATAGAACCCCTCGCGGTGCTGCATGGCGGTGCCACCGCGAGGACGCAAGAGGGCCCGCCCCTGGCTCCCGGGGGCGGGCCCATTGCATTCGGCTTCAGCAGCGGTTCCGGCCCTTACGGATTGAGGTCCAGCACGCGGACCGGCTCGCCGATCCACCGGTCCGGGGTGGTGGTGGCGACGATCGCTCCGTCGGGGCGGTCCGGGGTGGGCTGAGCGGCGTACTGGCACTGTGCCGCCGACCACGTGTTCTGCCGGGCTACGGCCAGTGCGGCGGGCAGGTCCAGGTCCAGGACGGTGATGGCGGGCAGGGCGGCGAGATGCTCCGCCGTACCGGGACGGGCCCGGTCTGCTTCGACCAGTGCGCACGCCGGGGCGTACAGATACCAGCCGGCTTCCACGTGGGCGCGGTGGATCAACCGGGACGCAAGGGCATTGCCACGGTCGGCTGCGGCCATGGCGGTGTCGTCCAGAA from Streptomyces roseochromogenus subsp. oscitans DS 12.976 encodes the following:
- the pstA gene encoding phosphate ABC transporter permease PstA; translation: MSTAAVTGKRPSTLRSASLPKWSPWAIAAGSLVVAVGIGMGAGLSSKIEWGLIAVLLFVFGTFAVAAKVEGKRQAKDRVVTALVWVAFLLALIPLVSLIWTTVKRGVKVLDPYFLTHSMGIVADSEPGGGIYHAIIGSLEQVGLATLIGAPIGVLTAIYLVEYGRGGLARAVTFFVDVMTGIPSIVAGLFILSLMLMSDMQPFGFAGSLALAILMMPVVVRSTEEMLKLVPNELREASLALGVPKWRTILKVVLPTSIGGITTGIMLAIARIAGETAPILLLVWGNSFINNNPFSGAQQALPLYIYQQYANSSGSTAAYDRAWAASLTLIAFVMILNLVARGIARWKAPKTGR
- the pstB gene encoding phosphate ABC transporter ATP-binding protein PstB; the encoded protein is MAKRIDVSGLTAYYGSHKAIEDISMTVEPRSVTAFIGPSGCGKSTFLRTLNRMHEVTSGGRVEGKVLLDDEDLYGPGVDPVSVRREVGMVFQRPNPFPTMSIFDNVAAGLRLNGDYKKSQLNEIVEKSLKGANLWNEVKDRLNKPGSGLSGGQQQRLCIARAIAVEPKVLLMDEPCSALDPISTLAIEDLIGELKERFTIVIVTHNMQQAARVSDRTAFFNLSAVGQPGRLIEIDDTERIFSNPSVQATEDYISGRFG
- the pstC gene encoding phosphate ABC transporter permease subunit PstC: MDISTKTTDASPPTPQPAAVGKHGAAHTKTRPGDRVFLGLSRGSGILLLVIMAAIAVFLTYRASLAISKDHGNFLTTFEWNTNLIPPTFGIAVLAFGTVVSSIIAMVLAVPVAVAIALFLTHYAPRRLSGPVAYVIDLLAAVPSIVYGLWGALVLVPHMNGLFGWLNDYLGWTGIFSWDGGAPRSMLTVGILLAIMILPIITNVSREVFRQVPQMHEEAALALGATRWEVIRMAVLPFGRSGVISASMLGLGRALGETMAVATVLSPDFDIHASLLNPGGGTFAQNIASKFGEATQDGRDALIASGLILFVITLLVNGAARAIIARRKEYSGANA